One Hordeum vulgare subsp. vulgare chromosome 4H, MorexV3_pseudomolecules_assembly, whole genome shotgun sequence DNA window includes the following coding sequences:
- the LOC123446860 gene encoding uncharacterized protein LOC123446860 encodes MGCWWERLVLPVRRAWLGVASRFGVRQSGLWRLRQEVSTCEYEDVRVMWEMLSRTASAPPPPPARRHSRFRQPRPWADRLRLCRDI; translated from the exons ATGGGCTGCTGGTGGGAGCGCCTCGTGCTGCCGGTGCGGAGGGCGTGGCTCGGCGTCGCCTCCCGCTTCGGGGTGCGCCAGTCCG GGCTGTGGAGGCTCCGGCAGGAGGTGAGCACCTGCGAGTACGAGGACGTGCGCGTCATGTGGGAGATGCTGAGCCGCACCGCGTccgcgcccccgccgccgccggccaggcgCCACAGCAGGTTCCGGCAGCCGCGGCCGTGGGCCGACAGGCTCCGCCTCTGCCGGGACATCTAG